The following are encoded together in the Salmonella enterica subsp. enterica serovar Choleraesuis genome:
- a CDS encoding oxidoreductase, translated as MPLSRRLFLQSAGALSLLLPLAPGAHAAIVSQSSTPPDGRYELNDWIWVGPSGDVVIGVSQCEVGQGIYTGLAEVIAAEMGADWNRVTVQFVTGRDAYRQAAGGESMSQFVAASTSMTNFYARTRLAGAQARSFFIAAAARKLNVPATELRCAKNRVEHLPSDKQVGWAELIPYAREIPLDPAPRLLSAEEEADTFIGKDVARIDTPEKVDGSAIFGIDIEVPNMLTGVPWMVPSLNGKLIKIRNEAAIRALPGVVDLVITRHWSMLNMVKLDSDMSPNTVIVVAESYWQAKKAADLLDVEYQLSDKDNFSSATIAADNRKMLDSDQLVIATNRGQAPETINNARGERGFHEARYRAPYIVHATMEPCNATCFVEPDKITLWGPFQGQDLPRTVLAKMFKLQPEDVTLHNTLLGGSFGRKYLPDTAMHAALASKRTGRPVKVVYPREIDIQHGYYRPGNTSHYQALLDDEGYPTALWARYAGQGLFWQVHRHRVETHGGWDETIVECAYNTVYDIPELRVECGIVEQAIPLSFLRGVGSVASIFFLESFISELSHKAGIDEYQYRRRLLKNSPEMIKVLDATAARANWDQPLPANRFRGMAVNLWVGRDNAFRSYVVMAVEIEVIGNSWRLARTVCGIDCGKAINPNLIRLNMEGGIGFALTGILYSCLHFEQGGVVESNFQDYGLIGLEEMPEVEVEIVASDRPPQGCGELSTAVVAPAVASALLKATGRPWGDLPFDKRLEPQTL; from the coding sequence ATGCCACTGTCCAGAAGGCTGTTTCTGCAAAGCGCCGGGGCGCTCTCCCTATTATTGCCCTTAGCGCCAGGGGCTCATGCCGCCATTGTCAGCCAAAGCAGCACGCCGCCTGATGGCCGGTATGAGCTTAACGACTGGATCTGGGTGGGCCCGTCCGGCGACGTAGTTATCGGGGTATCTCAATGTGAGGTTGGCCAGGGGATTTACACCGGGCTGGCAGAAGTTATCGCCGCCGAAATGGGGGCCGACTGGAACCGGGTAACGGTGCAATTTGTTACCGGTCGCGATGCTTATCGCCAGGCGGCCGGAGGCGAGTCGATGTCACAGTTTGTCGCAGCATCGACCTCTATGACCAATTTCTATGCCCGCACCCGGCTGGCCGGAGCTCAGGCCCGCAGCTTTTTTATCGCGGCGGCGGCCCGCAAGCTAAATGTCCCGGCTACGGAACTGCGCTGCGCTAAAAACAGGGTCGAGCATCTTCCCTCAGACAAGCAGGTCGGCTGGGCTGAACTTATTCCCTACGCCCGAGAGATCCCACTGGATCCAGCCCCCAGACTATTAAGCGCCGAAGAAGAAGCCGATACCTTTATCGGCAAAGATGTTGCGCGCATTGATACTCCGGAAAAAGTGGATGGCAGCGCCATCTTTGGTATTGATATCGAAGTACCCAACATGCTGACGGGCGTGCCCTGGATGGTGCCATCCCTCAATGGAAAACTGATAAAAATTCGCAACGAAGCCGCCATTCGCGCTTTGCCCGGCGTCGTCGATCTGGTGATTACCCGCCACTGGTCGATGCTGAATATGGTGAAGCTGGATAGCGATATGTCGCCCAATACCGTCATTGTGGTTGCCGAGAGCTATTGGCAGGCCAAAAAAGCGGCCGACCTGCTGGATGTGGAATACCAGCTTAGCGATAAAGATAACTTCTCCAGCGCCACTATCGCCGCCGATAACCGGAAAATGTTGGATTCAGACCAGCTGGTTATCGCGACCAATCGCGGCCAGGCGCCAGAAACCATCAATAATGCTCGCGGCGAGCGCGGCTTTCATGAGGCCCGTTATCGAGCCCCCTACATCGTCCATGCCACGATGGAGCCCTGCAACGCAACCTGCTTCGTCGAGCCAGATAAAATTACGCTGTGGGGGCCTTTTCAGGGGCAAGACCTGCCGCGCACCGTGCTGGCGAAAATGTTCAAGCTACAGCCCGAAGACGTCACGCTGCACAACACATTGCTCGGCGGCAGCTTCGGCCGTAAATATTTACCCGATACCGCGATGCATGCGGCGCTGGCATCAAAACGCACCGGCAGGCCGGTAAAAGTGGTCTACCCGCGAGAAATAGATATTCAGCACGGCTATTACCGGCCGGGTAACACCAGCCATTATCAGGCGCTTCTGGATGATGAAGGGTACCCCACCGCTCTATGGGCGCGCTATGCCGGTCAGGGATTATTCTGGCAGGTGCACCGCCATCGGGTAGAAACTCACGGCGGCTGGGATGAAACTATCGTTGAATGTGCCTATAACACCGTCTATGACATCCCAGAACTGCGGGTGGAGTGCGGCATTGTTGAGCAGGCTATTCCGCTGAGCTTTCTGCGCGGCGTTGGCAGCGTGGCCAGCATTTTCTTCCTCGAAAGTTTTATCAGCGAGCTAAGCCATAAAGCAGGGATAGACGAATACCAGTATCGCCGTCGGTTACTGAAAAACAGTCCGGAGATGATAAAAGTGCTGGACGCCACCGCCGCCCGCGCCAACTGGGATCAGCCGCTACCGGCGAACCGCTTTCGCGGCATGGCGGTAAACCTGTGGGTCGGGCGCGATAATGCCTTCCGCTCCTATGTCGTTATGGCGGTAGAAATTGAGGTTATCGGCAATAGCTGGCGGCTGGCCCGCACCGTATGCGGGATTGACTGCGGTAAAGCGATTAATCCAAACCTGATTCGCTTAAACATGGAAGGTGGCATCGGCTTTGCCCTCACCGGTATTTTGTATAGCTGCCTGCATTTCGAACAGGGCGGCGTGGTGGAGAGTAACTTTCAAGATTATGGCCTGATAGGCCTGGAAGAGATGCCAGAAGTTGAGGTTGAAATAGTCGCCAGCGACCGCCCGCCGCAGGGATGTGGGGAGCTTTCTACCGCCGTGGTGGCCCCGGCGGTTGCCAGCGCGCTGCTTAAAGCGACCGGCCGCCCCTGGGGCGACCTGCCCTTTGATAAACGTCTGGAGCCACAAACACTGTAA
- a CDS encoding membrane protein, with product MLITVFWGGTFLAVQYAMARSGPLFFVGLRFAAAATVLGVFSIRQMRGVTRQEIRAGMIIGTAIAFGYTLQTWGLRTIPSSQSAFITAMYVPLVPLLQWLLIRRMPGFMSWVGIALAFCGLMFLAGPQQSGLKLNAGEMLTLAGAVAIAAEIIMISMFAGKVDIRRVTVIQLAWASLLAFACMGPVGESVPPMSWGLWGVALGLGIFTALIQLTMNWAQRSVSPTRATVIYTGEPVWAGIFGRMAGERLQEHALLGAGLIILGVLASELKLRRRQPLPEDKVNPA from the coding sequence ATGTTGATTACCGTGTTCTGGGGCGGAACCTTCCTCGCAGTGCAATACGCAATGGCCCGCAGCGGACCGCTGTTTTTCGTGGGGCTGCGCTTTGCCGCCGCAGCAACAGTATTGGGGGTGTTTTCAATTCGACAAATGCGTGGTGTTACCCGCCAGGAGATCCGTGCCGGTATGATTATCGGGACGGCTATTGCGTTTGGTTACACCCTGCAAACCTGGGGACTGCGCACTATCCCCAGCAGCCAGTCGGCGTTCATTACCGCTATGTACGTACCGCTGGTACCGCTGTTGCAATGGTTATTAATTCGCCGTATGCCGGGATTTATGTCATGGGTAGGAATTGCGCTCGCTTTCTGTGGCCTGATGTTCCTGGCCGGGCCACAGCAATCTGGCCTGAAGCTCAATGCCGGGGAGATGCTAACCCTGGCAGGTGCCGTGGCAATTGCCGCTGAAATCATCATGATAAGTATGTTTGCCGGTAAGGTAGATATTCGCCGGGTTACCGTTATTCAGCTGGCATGGGCATCGCTGCTGGCATTTGCCTGTATGGGGCCGGTAGGCGAAAGCGTACCGCCAATGTCCTGGGGATTGTGGGGCGTGGCGCTGGGGCTGGGTATTTTCACCGCCCTGATTCAACTGACCATGAACTGGGCGCAGCGCAGCGTATCGCCAACCAGAGCAACGGTTATCTATACCGGTGAGCCGGTTTGGGCCGGGATCTTTGGGCGTATGGCCGGGGAGAGATTGCAAGAGCATGCGCTGCTGGGGGCCGGTTTGATAATTCTTGGCGTGCTGGCCAGCGAGCTTAAACTACGCCGTCGCCAGCCTTTACCGGAAGATAAGGTTAACCCCGCCTGA